Within Vigna unguiculata cultivar IT97K-499-35 chromosome 2, ASM411807v1, whole genome shotgun sequence, the genomic segment ACATTCATATGTGCTGGATTTTTGACATTCTTCAGATACCGCCGTCAAAAGCAACGGATCAGCAATACATCAAGTTCTTCTTCTCAAGGGAAACTTAGTCCTTACCAGCCTAAAGAATTGTACACAAAAAGTCCTTCTGCACTTGTTAATATTGAGTACTATAGTGGGTGGGATCATTTGTCTAACGGTCAAAACGCCGATGCCGGTGGGTTATTGAATGATTATCTAAGTCAATTCAGGTTTAATGTGGATGAGGTTGAATCTGCAACACAGTATTTCTCGGAAGCCAGTTTACTTGGTAAGAGCAAATTCTCAGCAGTTTATAAAGGAGTTATTAGAGATGGTTCTCTTGTGGCTATTAGAAGCATCAGCGTGACATGCTGTAAAACCGAGGAAGCCGAATTTGTAAAGGGGTTGAACTTACTAACCTCTCTCAGACATGAAAACCTTGTTAGGCTGAGAGGTTTTTGTTGCTCAAGGAGTAGAGGTGAATGTTTCCTTATCTATGACTTCGCCACCATGGGTAACCTTTCCCAATATCTTGACTTGGAGGATGGAAGTGACCATGTGCTTGAGTGGTCCAAAAGAGTTTCTATCATCAACGGCATTGCAAAGGGTTAGTTGCTGCTATTTACCTACCTATTCAGCAAAACTTAAATACGCATCACATGTGTTATTGGTCTTGTTATCTTATCAAAATCGGTATTTCATCTCATTAAATTCTGCCAATTTTAGTTACTGAAATGAAAGCAACAGTTATAAGATGAAATAGTGATTTTGATGGGATAACATCACACAGTACCTGTATGTATCTAGATTTTTTCCTTACCTGCATTCTCTTGCAGCATACGGTACGGAAGAAAATTTTCCTGCCAAAAAGAAAAGTCCAGTGATGTCCTTTATGTTTATGCAAATGAATTAGAGCTGACAAAAAAGTCCAGCAATAATCATTGTGCAGAGAAGACATCGGAGGAGACTAATTATTACAATGcaataattcaaacaattaagACTGTCTTACAATTCTGAAGTTCAGGAACACTGAATGACACGCAGCATCAAATTTATTACTCTGTATAATATCTGCTTTGTGTATGACATTTGCTTATCATTTATGACCAGGAATTGGATATCTTCACAGCAATGATGCAAGCAAGCCTACAATAGTTCACCAGAATATTTCAGTGGAAAATATTCTCCTAGACCATCAGTTTAATCCATTGATCATGGATGCTGGACTACCTAAGCTTCTTGCAGATGATGTTGTTTTCTCAGCTCTTAAAGTAAGTGCTGCAATGGGATACTTGGCTCCCGAATACATTACCACCGGACGATTTACTGAGAAGAGTGACATATACGCATTTGGAGTTATTATTCTTCAAGTTTTATCTGGCAAGACGACAATAGGTAGTTCAATACGGACAGCAGTTGAGTCTTTCAGATTTGATGATTCTGTGGACGCAAATCTTAGGGGAAGGTATTCTAAATCTGAAGCAGCCACACTTTCGAAGCTTGCAATACAGTGTACTCATGAGTCTCCTGACCAAAGACCAACCGTGGTGGATGTGATTCAGGAGTTGAGTGTGTCTTCTGCTCATTTGTAATCATATACTACTGTCTATTGGTATTGGGAGACGTTTAAACACTTCCCGATAGTTGGGTTGGGTTTCATACATGCTACTATTTCGTTGAGCTATATACTCTAAAACTAGCCATTGCCAAATAATTGTGGATCTAAATGGATTCCTTTCCTGTTGTTACGAACTGGGatagttaaaatatgttaattcaGTTTTTTTGTAAATTACAGTGCTTCCTGAGATCTCAGCCCACTCTCGTGGTTTATAGTTGAATAGCTTGAAATACATTCTTCTTGATACTGCGAGAAACTTTACCGTGAGCTATATACACATGGAAACttgtataattgaaaattaatgttCTAGAGCTTTTCTGCCGCATAATTACTAGCTCATACCTAAACAACGTTGAAACAACTGGCAAAGTATTGTTTTATGTTAATGTGTGTGGTATAGTATATTCCTTCCTAATAGCTACGCAAGCAAACACAAAATAATCCTATTTTAAGGTTCTATGAAGAGAAAAGTAACATGCAATCATATTCCTAAAATGAAACTCATTCCGCAAGAAAATTCACAAGAACTTCCGTCGTTATCGTTTCCCTTTTTTACCAACCACTCACCCACAGGAAGCCTTAGGATTACATGAACGCTCCCATTCACAAATTATTCGTAAATTACTTGCGCTTTGAACGACATTGGGCATCCTAGGCAAAAGCAGCGTGCTGTCCATGATCTTGAAGCCATTCAGAAGGCCACCAATCAGGTCTACTAGCGACAACCTTCACATCCTCTTGTCCCTGAATGGACAAGGCACTGGACCCCTTTAAAGCTTCCTCTAATCGCAAGAGCCCCAGACCACGACATCCTAGGACAGTAGTCACTGTACCAGATTTTTTGCCGGATGCTGTGTTTATTACTTCTGAGCCTGGAATGACTTTGCTTACTAACTCTGGAATAGCAGAAAAGGAAGGCTAAGAGTacatcattataataatatataacgcCAAAGAAGCCATATACTGGTTGTAGGATTACCTTTCCCATCGTTGTCCAAAAACTTTAGAGGAACTATCCGCTTCCGAATTACCCCCCTGTGATGTGTACGAGCAATGAGTTCTTGGCCAACATAGCAACCTTTATCAAAGCTAATTGCATTAAGACCTGCAAGATTATACTCCAGCGGTACCGCCTCACCTGGACGTGATCACAACATATTTGAGACACCGAACTTTGATCAAATGAATTCAATTGAGGATGAGTTTTCACAAGGAAACCTACATACCTTTTGGAATCTCTGTTGATCCTTCAGCAACTCCCTTCTCTATTCTCCACATAAAGAAATTCTGTTCATCGGTCTCTTTGTCAACCTCAATGAGAGGGGCTGAAACAGATAGAGATGAAGGAGACTCTTATTGACTAAATATCTGGAGATTTGTCACAATAGTACAAAAGATTGCATGATAAATAGACACATTTTGTTACTAGCAGCGAAGGAACAGCTAACTAACGAGTTATGGAACAGCTAACTAACGAGTTATATTCGATGGGAAGATCCCTCTGAAACCAAGAGAGGTCAATCTGGGATCCTTGAACCATTGCCACCCACTATCACTCCCATGCGAAGATGACATTGCAGTACTATCGACACCAGCACCCCAGCCAACAGAGGCTGCTTCTGGTTCTTCTACTTGTGAAGACTTCTCGGGAAGGCCAGTACCATAACGTTGCCAGCATGAGAAATCACTTGAAACATCATCAATGTCAACCTTTGACCTCAACCGGTATCTGCAGCACTAAAATGTTATGGTTTCCGCTCAGAAATAAGAACCAATAAATCAACAAGGAATGAGATCAACTGCAACCCAAAACCACAACCAAAGCATGAACCGGATTGCTCTGATCACGTCAAAAACAAGATGCCAAGGCAAGTCAGACGATCCACAATATTCAGAGGCTAAAAAGCTAGTTCATCAGACTTTATAGCATGCATATTCAGTGTAATGTAACCACACTTTATACCATGCATTTTCGGTTGTAATACAACCGGTATCTGCAGCACTAAAATGATAGGTTTCTACTAGGAAATAAAAACCAATAAGTGTAGGAAGAAGATCAACTGCAACCAAAAACCATAACCAAAACACGAACTTACTTGTTTTGATCACGTCAAAAACAATATGCCAAGGCAAGCCAAACGATCTACTTTGTGCACAGCTAAATATCTAGTTCATCAAAATTTATAGCATGCATATGCAGTGTAACATAACCACGACAAATGGATGCAATAAAATGGTATATGAAGGTGCAAAAATAGAGAAGTAGAGATGGGAATTACGTAAAAGGTCCCTATAAAAGAGGGACAGAACAATTGAGAGGAGGTTAGGCGGTTACTAATTAACTGAGACTTTTAAGGAGAGGTCTAGGGTGCTCTGGAACCTCACCTTCTCATCCAATGTGTTCCTTCTGAGATTGCTGAATAAGATTGTTGGGATATATCTGTCCAGTTCTTTTCATTGTTTCTTTTTCCTAATCCTATTAGATTTTAACAGTTCTATACCATTCAGTGTCTACCAGCTAAAGATTTAAGACAAATGCTAGGGCACTAGTCACGGAAACAAAAACGgagtattattttataaatggaaAACACAAAGATTGTTCAATGCTCCTTAGTGTGTTTGGAAGACTCATTAGTGGTTGGCATGAGGTTAAGCTTGGTGACAAGGATTGAACACAAGAACAATTCTATATTCTTCTACTCGTACTTGCTcctcttaaaaattaaaaattcatctAATTAATAAGAGTTTGATTTCTATGTACTTTTCATCTTAAAACTTATATTCTGTGAATCAATCAATCAGAAATCATGGTAAATATAACCTTTTTAAGGCCAGGGATATATAATTAGCTGTCCAAGTGCGAATTGcgaaaatactaataaaaatgagttgcaaaaaaagcaaaaattaaCTGTTAATGGAAAGTGAAGTaactcctctctctctctctcccttccCATACATGTATCATCTATCTTTCTAAACACACAGAGGTGAAGTTGAGAAATTAAGTCTAAATCAAAGTAATGGCACGAAAAGAAACAATGATACATAACAGAGCAAATAAACCAAACTAAAAGACAGAAAGCTTAAACTCACTTGTTGAAGGTTTGCAACAATTCATCCAACACAGAAGCATCCACGTCAGCAAACAAATGAAAGGGTCTATCGGAATTGGACTCAGGAGCAGAACCGGTGTTATCGAGCTTGGTGTCCGTCGTGGGAGGCTTATAGAGAAAGAGGTCGTAGAGGAATCTCCCTTGAGGGGTCAATAAGGCAGCATAAATAGGAGGAACCGAAGTAGCAGGCACGTTCGGCGTGGGCAAGTTTTCGGTTTTCTCACCAATGGGGTCACCCAACCTCCGTACATCGTTGGTAAGGAGGCCCTGTAGGAACTTGAGGGTGTCAGGCCCGCGGAACCGTATAACGGAACGGGACTTGAGAAGAGAGCCCAAGGGCCCGGCACTTTGGACCTGGCTTTCGCAACGGTTACCGAAACTCTTCCACGTAGTGTGGTGAATGCCTCTGCAACGGCGGGCAAGGGATTTGGCCAATGCTACGCGATTCATGGGGATTGGTGATTATGGGGAAAGAAGGAGAAGATGGTAAAGTAGAAGAAGGTGATGGTGAGGCACCACCGAAAGGAGGTTGGGTTTGGCTGGGTGCGTGGGTTGTTGGGCGGTGGACACGTTGCTGGAGATGGATAGGTGTTCGATGAAAGTCGTGTGAGAGAATCCACTCGTCCGCTCCTGACCAGGCTAGAGCCTTTACTCAACTTCGCGTGGCTTCTTACATTTATTTGTGTGTACCCTACTTTTTTTAAGAGAATTCTTTTACCCTGTGAAATCAATCCTAATTAACCGTTTTTCTTACCGAGCATGCAAAGTGACACCAAGGAGAAATGGTGGAGTAAATATATTCGAGGATTGTTTTCAGTGAATAGTGCTGAGTTGCACATATATATTTGAGGGAGAAGGGTTGAATTTCATTATCACAAAGGTGAAGGGATTAGCAGTAACTATATTAGCGAAAATACAGACCTATTGCACAGCGCATGTATGTtctcattttttcaattttcataaaaattcatcaataattaaattttaaaataattattaaataaactattttataaaataattaatttttaaaataataagtaaaattgaaaaaattaaatatatatacacaaaaaatattttcaaaacaattgttaaaaatttattttatagaaatggttaaaaattagttatctataaaataattaatttttaaaacagaaaTTAAAGGTAAAACTGGGAAATGAGAtgtaaacacaaaaaaaaaaattctcctactatattgttttatatatatatatatatatatatatatatatatatatatatcattttacatACATGTTCTTTACTTTTAATTGAattctttaacttttatttaaattttaattatatggtgaaatgtttttaaatatggTGAAAAAATGATACTAATTGTTAAATTAAGagtattgaaaaaattaataattttaataataatattgataataattattattatattttattttataataattttaaggtatatttacttatttattcttctaatttagttttgttcattttggtctccttgttatttttttattcaatttagttatcaaattatttaaaaatgtttaattgatAATTTCCCTTAAGTTGATGTTAACAAGTGACACAAAGTcgtagattttaaaaaaaatttaaaaatatataaattgtcaTGTGTCAGATTATAATAATGTCACGTGACAGGTTATAATCGTGTCATGTGATAGTGTTAGTTGTTacttttaatttagtcatttatataaattttttattcaatttagttcctttattttttaaaacgatctaattttatcatttcatATTTGGggaaaaattagttattaagtTTGATTACAACTTATCTatacatgtaaaatatttttttttttttaattcttacatCAAATCACTTCACCTCAAtactcaaattaattttttttgcaattttacccttgtaattttttactcttaaagttttttacacttgtaagaaataaaataatttgaatatttaagtatagtgatttgatgtataaattaaaaaataatatcttaaaaaatatatataaattgtaattaaacttatttatcaatttggtctcaaatcGAAAAAGACAagattaaatcattttaaaaaatatggagttaaattgaataaaaaattagatgACTAGATTGAAAACAATTCCTATCATATCCATTCAATTATTCGCAAACTTTTGtgaactttattttcaaattttttttcaaaattgtaatcttacattttaatttattaaacttgcttttattctttacattcatcaaataattcattaatttccacaaaatttacttttaaatactTTCATTTTCACctccaataataataataataaatgttaataattattataaataaaaataaaaataacaataataaataataaataataataatatatcaattttaattataagtaaaaaataataatctattaaaaaaattatctagtTAATTCattcacaaatttcataaaCCTTATCTAAATACACTCACTTACTTTAAAAATccttaaaataaatgaataaaaactttattttcacATTTATTCGCTCTTCCTCTAAATCCATCATTTACAAATAAACACACCATCGtgtcatttaaaattaattcatagtAAACAACTTATTATTACAAGTCATGAATTAAACcgatgaaaataaatttgatgttTAATGCAAAATGTGACCACTTTATCTTTTATGATCGGTGATAAACATCTTtcctaataaatttatatttttaactagtGTTGGTTGAGTTTTCTTATGTTATTGTCGGGGTTaataaatactaatattattgtttaaataatttaattttataaaaataatattaactttaCATAAGCATTTATTATGGGAGGAAGTTATGACCAAATTTGGGGAGAAGTGATTCTTTCCCAATACCTTTTTTCTGCTGCTGCTGATCAAAACCCAGTGACTGACAGATTTAGTAGGTACCTCCAGAAAAGTAAGTTCTGTTGCGCAATGTGAGCGACGACGACGCGTAGCATTGTTGTTTCTGTTTCACTTGAACACTATCTTCtttgtaattaatttcatttcatcGTAGTAAATATCTGTGTTCATTGTACAACAACCAAAAGGATTTGCATTACATGTGTTTGCTTTGCATGTATGCATGCATCTGTCATAAACAAAACTCACACAGCATTAGTGCATCACCACCCACCCACCACCACAAATCCACAGAAAACACGTTacatacaataataatattaatctcGTTACTTTTCACATCTTGTTTTGTCTAACTTTCCCTCACAAGTTTGATACTTTGCGTATGGATCAGGTTCTGTCACCAGAAAAAACTTTTCAAAGTCACTTCTCATGTCTCATAATTCAAAATGTGTTTCAATCAATATTTGAAGAAGAATgcttgtggtttttttttttatttgatttttgtgaaACAAAATGGagtaaataagaaaataaaataaacaagtttaaaTAACAACtagattaaaaagttaaatgcGATTTTGAGTGACAAAGTGAAATATTCTTTATTGTTATTTGGTTTAATTGTATTTCAGTGTTGAAATCCAAACACTGATTCTTTCTCCGCGGAGAAAACAAATATAGTACTACGTTGAACTAAGCCCATGGTTTAAATTTTAGCAGATTATAAATATGAACGGCGgaagaatatattaaaagtacgGACTGAGGCCGGTTGTTATAAAAGATCAGGGTCAACAACCAAAAAGTGTACGCTGAATGttcatgataaaatttattttaaatatcaagaTTGATATTTCTAATggattgataaaaattaatggatataaatattatattatttaatatttgtgaatttaattttataacttcgtaattttgtatttttaattacttataaaaCTAATCTTATATttacaagaattttttttttttaaatataaaaaaataaacttttaagatACTCAATAGATAACCCAACATATCTTGTTGGATGATTCAGAGTAGGAAAGTTGGTCACCATTTATTGCGTCCCGTTCTTTAAGTCAAAGAACCCCTTCTCTTGTTCAGAttgtaattaaaaagaaaaaaaaaatcttaatagtAAAACGTACTTTTCCATCTCGTGGaagtgttattttaaaaatttaagtaattatataaaaaaaaataacgactTTTACAAAGAAACttgtattattagtattataataaaatagaatggCACTTTATCTTACATAAAGAtcagagaaaaataattaatatgtaaaatttattttggaacAATTTATTAGTATTGACGGTAATACTTTTAGATCAATATTAgcaacatatatatttttcaggGTTTTAACAcgttttttaacataattttgctatttattaaaaattggataaaaattaaaaaaggccatttatcaaaatattaaatacattcaaaattttaatttttaataaattcaatcaattagataaaataaatttaaaaaaaaatgcgtGAAGCCTTTTTaactttatctttctttttgtaaaattataatcttttaaaagttgtaatctcaatttttttatatttttattctcctCGTGGAGGTGAAAAATGATATTCTCTCGACAACATGTGAAGTTATTTTCTAATACATTGCTCACTCatacttttacttatttttaaattctctgaattttaaactaaaattgtaaaagtttcaagaaatattaaaatataactaaacatttcttttacaatttaaacattttttgatatgtaaaagaacatttaatattttcaagatTCCATACAATAGGAtacttttaaagaaattatttctatttattaattACTCTTTCTGTTTTTTAAGTGccttatttttagatattttttatttatttaacagttaattttataaaattcaaataatattaatattttttttctattattagaaataaaaaatcttataaatatcatgaaaatttattatgtttgtatttctctaaaaataacttaaacaaCGCTTAAAAATATTGGAAGGAGTAATTTGTTGATATTGTATTATTCAATACTAAtagtaattaaacaaa encodes:
- the LOC114173392 gene encoding LRR receptor kinase BAK1-like, coding for MEVPRFLSLFLLISFVILRVVAGTAELRALMELKSSLDPDGKILASWISDGNPCSGLFEGVACNQNQKVANISLQGKGLSGWLSPALAELKCLSGLYLHYNNLSGEIPPHISNLTDLVDLYLDVNSLSGTIPPELGNMASLQVLQLGDNQLVGNIPTQMGSLKQLSTLALQYNKLTGQIPLSLGTLEKLRRLNLSFNNFNGTVPATLAHLEHLEVLDVQNNSLSGIVPSALKRLGEGFQGANNPGLCGVEFSTLRACNKDQDLNVNHIDTLDRDQHKSRNSSKALPEPANVQLHCDHTHCSKSRFPQIVITGGVIAVSLTFICAGFLTFFRYRRQKQRISNTSSSSSQGKLSPYQPKELYTKSPSALVNIEYYSGWDHLSNGQNADAGGLLNDYLSQFRFNVDEVESATQYFSEASLLGKSKFSAVYKGVIRDGSLVAIRSISVTCCKTEEAEFVKGLNLLTSLRHENLVRLRGFCCSRSRGECFLIYDFATMGNLSQYLDLEDGSDHVLEWSKRVSIINGIAKGIGYLHSNDASKPTIVHQNISVENILLDHQFNPLIMDAGLPKLLADDVVFSALKVSAAMGYLAPEYITTGRFTEKSDIYAFGVIILQVLSGKTTIGSSIRTAVESFRFDDSVDANLRGRYSKSEAATLSKLAIQCTHESPDQRPTVVDVIQELSVSSAHL
- the LOC114173393 gene encoding putative transferase At4g12130, mitochondrial — translated: MNRVALAKSLARRCRGIHHTTWKSFGNRCESQVQSAGPLGSLLKSRSVIRFRGPDTLKFLQGLLTNDVRRLGDPIGEKTENLPTPNVPATSVPPIYAALLTPQGRFLYDLFLYKPPTTDTKLDNTGSAPESNSDRPFHLFADVDASVLDELLQTFNKYRLRSKVDIDDVSSDFSCWQRYGTGLPEKSSQVEEPEAASVGWGAGVDSTAMSSSHGSDSGWQWFKDPRLTSLGFRGIFPSNITPPLIEVDKETDEQNFFMWRIEKGVAEGSTEIPKGEAVPLEYNLAGLNAISFDKGCYVGQELIARTHHRGVIRKRIVPLKFLDNDGKELVSKVIPGSEVINTASGKKSGTVTTVLGCRGLGLLRLEEALKGSSALSIQGQEDVKVVASRPDWWPSEWLQDHGQHAAFA